The stretch of DNA ttgagatTTTCCTAAAATaataatcttggaataatgttagctcaatgagctatatgttgttaggaattaccaaaaccacccagggatagttgcactttcaaaattccttcgggtatgatagaacaactgccagctaatccttatgcaggagatggaaccgaacatcctcatgtgcacttgatatatgtagaacaaatttgtggattgttcaagcttgcaggtttagccagagatgaagttatgaagaaggttttccctttatctttgaagggaaaagcattggcatggtataggctatgcgacgatattggatcttggaattggagttccaccaaaaaaattatcctatgcaactcgttcatcgtgatcagaattatatatatcattcttggcctcgtgaaggagaaagtattgctctagcttggcggaggcttaagtcaatgttatattcatgccccaatcatgagctctcaagagaaattattatctagaatttttatgctcggctttcttgtaatgatcaaaccatgcttgatacttcttgtgttggttcttttatgaagaagactattgaattccggtgggatcttttggaaagaattaaacgcaactctgaagattgggaactcgacaaaggtaaagagtcaggtattaaacttaagtatgattgtgttaaatattttatggataccaatgcttttcaaaagtttagcactaaatatggacttgactctgagatagtagccgccttttgtgaatcatttgctactcatgttgacctccctaaagagaagtggtttaaatatcacccacctattaaagaagaaatcaaagaaccggtaccagttaaagaagaaactatactttacaatgttgatccagttgttccttctgcttatattgagaaaccacttttccctgttaggataaaggaacatgctaaattTTCAATTGTGGTCAACAAAAGCTATATTATAACACCTAAACCTGgtgaacaaatcaaagtagaacctagtattgctatggttaaagatctcttggaagaagatatggatgggcatgttatttacttctgtgaagaagctgctagaattgccaaactggataaaaaggataaacatagacctgttgttggcatgctcGTTATCTCacttaaaataggagatcactgttatcatggtttatgtgacataggtgctagtgtgagtgctattccttacgcCTTATATTTAAACCAATAATGAGGCTGGGCAACTCGCTCCCAGGGAACTCCCCCGATTTCAGCCTTCGTTGGCCGTCGGATGCTGGTCAACAGGGTCGCCGGTGTGCTACTTCCCGTTGGATCATCGTGTCTTGCATCGTGTCTCGTTTTGACCGGCCGATGAAAACGATGGGGCGAATGACCTGTGGGCTCATGGAGAAGGGCGATGGGCTGGGTCAAACATTTTTTGGTGTTCGGGCGGCCTCTCCTCATGCGCCGCATGCGCGTGTCGTGCACTCCCACTTTTGCTATTCCCTCCTTTGGCTGGTTGGCAGCCGCATATGCACCAGATTTCTGCACCCGTGGCTGTACTTTACTGATGACGGGTGGGCCTGTGCTACCCTTGGTCCCGCTGATCGGCTGCACTAGCTGCATGTCACATGGTGTGGTTTAGTTTCTGCGAGTCAACCACTTTTGGTGGGTCATTCCCCACGCCTTGCGCACGTCATGCGTTGTGGGGATAGAGTGGAGGGGTCAGCTGGTGCGTGTGCACCCAGCTTCTGCACCTGCAGATTCTTTCCACCGTATGACTTGTGGGCCAGGTTCTCTATGGTCCTAAACATCGGCGAGTGGTGTTCGTTCGGTCCGTGTCCAGTCGCTTCGCCCGGGTTGAAAGGAGTTGTTGGGATGCACTATGGACTGCTTGGTCTCATCCTGTGGTGTACCCATTGGCCATTGCCATTCTCTCTGGTCTTTTTTCACCATTTTTTTGTCGCACGCCACTGCTCAAGGGCCCGTGTAGACGGACGGTCCCATTTGTCTGTTGGATGGGTGTATGATGCGCGCGTCTGCCCCTCCCTCGCTGCCCGCGTACTGTGGTTGATGCACGGCTCGACCACACCGACATGCGAGCGCTGTGGCATGGTCGCGTGCGATAGGGCCCCTGAGGACAAGGCGTGCACGTCCATGATCCTGGTGACGGCTGGAGGGAAGCCCCGACCAGGAGTTGCCGTTCGCGCTACTGGCAGAGCGGTGGATGGTGGTGGCCTTGGTGGGGGCCACCGCCGGATGGGGATGAACGCGGTGGCGGCGCCGCCGGGGGCGGATCGAGGCGGCGAGCGAGCGGGAGAACACACTGCTCTCCTTTGGCCGCGTTGCCGACCACACGGCCGTCACCATCGTCGAGTTCGACGTCCAGGTATATACAAACACAAATGAAGCTAGCCTCCGCTTGAATTTCCCATCATTAGTTCGCAATTGATACGCTGCTAGCTTGTTTAAGCTTGGACTCTCGTCGGTTCGTCTCGCTTCCTTCGACTGCACTCTGCTATGATCTATTGTGATGACCCTTGTTTGCTCGATGGGCGACGCTGGTTGAGGTTTGTCCTGCTCGTCTTCTTGTGTTTTTCACCTCACCTCTCTCTTTGCTTCGCCTACTAATCTCGCATGCTTGGGCTCTTTCGTCCATGCGCAGTTTGTTTCTACTTGCGGTTGTCGCCTGCGTCGACGCGTTTGTCCTTCTGTCCTTCGCGTTCAGGTTTGTGCACGCCACTTCTGCTCGCCTATAACCTGTTCGATGAAATGCGTTTGTGCTAACATTTGTTCTTCAGTTTAGTCTATTTTCTTCGTTTTATTCCTTCCCAGCTCTGGTAAATAGGttgttttttccttttctgaACCGCGAGTGTTTCTTGCTTGCATATGCATCTTTGCATGTCGTGGTTGTTTTCTGACCGGTTCTTTTCTATATTTCGTAGGTTGTACAATCTTGCCCGTTGCTGTGTTAACGTTCTGCTCGTTGCTCCGTCTCTGTTTTACTCATCAAGGTTTGTTGATCTCCCCTCTGTCTACCTTCCTATTCTACTTTCTTTATGTACTATCATGTTGGCTATCCTGCTGGTTGTTTCTGTATGTACTATCATGTTATCTTAGCCTACTAATCGTTTGAATATGTTTAGCTGTCTTTCTAACAATAGCCCGTCAAGCTAGACATATTTCATAAGCAACACTTATTATACTAGAGATTGACGAGTATGATATAAATATTTTAATTAAATAGTTGTCATGATATGGAAAATTCATGTATTTCATGTTGTTGTTCAAGAGTATGCCTGTTAAGAGATTCAGTTGCCATGGTTCCCTGAGCAAGATTCAGTTTTACATGGATTATTCTAGATAAGTTCAAGTTATTTGTGTTGGGACACCTAAGCTAACCTTTATACCTTTCTATTTAGGAGATGGCAGcagtatataaaaaatatatCACTAATTATGTGTAGAGTTCATTCTTGATAGGAACAGAACTGTTATAGCTGATATCAACATGTCAAGGTGAGTTTCACCCAATCCTTCttcactcctctctccctctctctctctaactCTGCAACTCTGCAAGCTTATGCAGTGTGCTCTGCTCCAATGATTTTTAATTGATGTAAATAGATATCTCGTTTTCATTTTCTATGCTGAAAGGAATGGTAATGCTTATGTTTTACTATTTGTAAAATTAACATATGCTAGTTGGCTTCTTCAGGTGGCTTATTGTTGATTTTATTTTCTTGTCCGCCTCTATGAAAGTTTCGAAGGACTTGTCAATCCAATGGATTCTGATGCACAATGTTGAATTAGATATGTCTGCCAGTATGCAGGCCATCTTGAGTGTCTCATCTCGATCAATGGGAACAAGAAAGTACACATATTAGGAAACTTAAATTTGACAACACTTATTTTCGTCTAGATGACTGCCAGTATGCACGATGTTGAATTTTGTCCGAATAGCGTACCTAAACAATTGGTTGTTCATCTAGATTAAACACCCAACTATAAGAATGGGTTGACGGCACTAATTGACTATTGCTGCTTCAATGTTGTCCAAATGCATCATTTTTTGCCATTAATTTTCCAGACGATATTTCAGAGGCTTCTTATTAGTGAATCCCAACTTCCATACAAAGCATGAGTGAATTTCTTGTTTCAAATATTGATATGTTGATTATGGACACTAATTGACACTGTGACCTTGATGCTTGATAGAATTGCATCAATGAAAAGTTTTCTTGATACTTCCTTTGCTCAATGTATATCTTGGTCTGTTATTGCGTGATTTTGCAAATGTAAAACTGAGGCTTTTTGGCCTTGGTAATTTTGATTCTTGTCATGTTCAGGATTCAGACGGTTCTGAAACCACATTTATAATTTTTCTTGGTACTTGGGTTTGAGTTGCACAATAAAAAAATCGATGATTGTTTACTTATGGATGGTAATATATTTATTTTCATTGGTTTTGAAGTTATAAGAAGGTCACCATGGCAACTGATATTAAGGTTTAGTAGTTCTACTCATTTTTATTCTTTGAGATACTCCTCCAATGCAATTTATTTTCATTGGTTTTGAAGTTATAAGAAGGTCACCATGAGAACTGATATTAAGGTTTAGTAGTTCTACTCATTTTTATTCTTTGAGATACTCCTCCAATGCAATTTTGATGCAACATTGGATATTTTCACAACTTTAACCTTATGCCACATTTGATTTTGTCTTATTTCAATGTGTTTATTTGCCATCTTTATGTGCTCAGGGCCAAAAGAATTGCTAATCTTGCAGTTTTAATAGACGTACATGCTACAGCATGGTAAAAAATAAGGGGAGCTTTTAGACGGCCTCTAGGTTATCGGATGAAATCCGGTTGAATTATAGGAAGGTTTAGGAGTATCTCCCTTTTTGGTATAAATTTGGCTCCACGATTGCTTAAACAATAGTTAGATTCTGTAACAAACCTGCTATGAATAATTGCATTGTTACTTTAGTGAAAAGTTCCCGGGCATTCTATGTGTTCATCTGAACTTGGATTAAAGTATTCCTTTTGTTATCCAGTTTCTCACTAAGCATGTTATCTTTGTTGCTGAATTTTGCCTACAGTTTATGTATATTAGGCTCACATTATTACTTGATGGTTGATGTGGATTCTACAACTTGGAAAACACATCTAGGATATTCAAGTTGTGTGTGGCTCCTGGGAGAAAGCTTCCATTCAACCACTTACATGAGAATCCAGTGCCGCAGGTGACTCATTCACGCAAGAACTATTGTTAAGTTTTTCCTTTTCTCCTTCGATTCTACAAGCCGCAAAGGAGTGAAGGGTAGAAAATATTCCCATTCTCGTTGAATTGGTGAGATTGTCACCAAGTAAGTGCTCTAGATGTTTCTATTTTAGAGCAAGAAGCCAAATCAGCTTGTTCATTGTAAATCTTGGAAAACTTGTTGTTTATTATCACTTCCATATCTGTTATAAACTTTTGTTGCTGGTGTGGTACTTTTCAATCTTGGTTTGCCCTTCCATTGCAACAATGTCCTTGTTTCTTCACTTGATTTCTCGTTTCATGTTTGCACATCTATTACAGTAGAAAAACATGTCATAAAAGTTGGTTTATCCAGTTCCCTTCAAAAAACAAGAGATGGCGATAGAGGGTGGCTCCATCACTGAGAGATGACAACCGTTGTGCAAGGCATTGTTTGTTTAGCTACTTTAAAAAATGAAGGAATTACAGTGCATCTGACCTATAAAGGGGCTGTGTAGGATAAAATGCTATGGTTCTAGACAAGTGGGAGGGGAGAGACAAAGCGTGACTTGGATTCCTAAGTTCCAATAAATGTAGCGAAATTGTAGAGAATGCCCACATTTTGAAAACTTGATCACATAGTTTGAGGCTATGTTACTTTCAAATTTTATTATTAAGAGGATCCTTATTATTGTCGAATTGTCAAGCATTTATTTTCAAATAACTCTTGGTTTGAAATGGGACCTTGCGCCATGCAACAAGTAATGTTATTATACATCTTAATGTAGACAAAAACCTCCATTCAATTTTAGCATTATTACTAGACAAAACCAACAATAGAAACATTGAATAAACAAGAATAGACCTGAGTTAATGTGTTAGCATGCTAACCATATTTTCAACTAAAAAATGTTTCCTTAACTGGTCTATACATgttacacaaatatgattttttttcaaccTCATATTTCTCAGCATGATAAGCATATTTTCAATATAGCATGATTTAACACATGGGCTTTCTACTACCAATATTGAATATGTCCTTGCAAAATAAAATTATTTTCATCGACAACATGTTTTTAGCGGGTCTCTGCGCCATTTGGCGCAACGGGTCAACTagtatcaagaaattatgaatgacatagcacccgcagagatagaagacatagatgttactattaaacttgctaatagagacactatttcaccaattgggattgttagaaatgttgaagtcttgtgtgggaaaataaaatatcctattgattttcttgttcttggttccccagaagatgaattttgtcccattatctttggtagacctttcttgaacaccgttaatgctaagatagattgtgggAAACAAattgtcggtgttagttttggtgatgagtatcatgagtttaatttttccaagtttagtagaaagcttcatgaaaaagaattgcctagtacgaatgaattaattggtcttgcttctattgttgtgcctcctactgatccactagaacaatatttgtagaccatgaaaatgatttacatatgcatgaaagaaatgaaatagataagattttctttgaacaacgtcctctaaTTAAACATTAttttcctattgaaactctaggaggtccacctccacctaaaggtgatcttgtgtttgaattaaaacaattgccagacactttgaaatatgcttatcttgatgaaaagaagatatatcatgttattattagtgctaacctttcagaacatgaagaagaaatattattgaaagttctaaggaagcaccgagctgctattggatatactctcgatgatttaaagggcattagttcCACTCTGTGTCAGCataaaattaatatggaacctaagtcttgttcattgtgtccctaataaaggaggtataactattgttcctaatgataataATGAagttattccacaaagaattgttacaggttatataatggtaattgattttagaaaattaaacaaagcaactagaaaagatcattaccctccgGCCTTTactgatcaaatgcttgaaattTTATCTAAGCACACatacttttgcttccttgatggatattctagtttttcacaaatacctatTTCTCAACCTAATCAAGAAAAGagcacttttacttgtccctttggaacttatgcttatagacgtatgcctttcggtttatgtaatgcacctgctacctttcaaagatgtatgactgctatattctctgacttttgtgaaaagattgttgaggttttcatggatgacttctttGTTTATGGGAagtattttgatgattgcttaagcaatcttgatcaagttttgcagagatgtgaacaaacaaatcttgtcttgaattgggagaagtgccactttatggttaatgaaggcattgtcttgggccATAAAATTTCTAAAAGTGGTATTGAaatggacaaagctaaggttgatgcaattgagaaaatgccatgtcctaaggatataaaaggtattcgtagtttcttaggtcatgctggtttctataggagatttattaaagacttctctaaaatttctaggcctcttacgagTCTTTTGCAAAAGTATATCCCTTTTTccgatgatgattgtttagaagcctttgaaacaatCAAGAAAGCCATAATTTCTGCACTTATTGTTTAACCACCTGACTGGAACTtcccttttgaaattatgtgtgatgctagtgattatgttgttggtgctattctaggacaaagagttgataagaaacttaatGTTATTCATTAATCTAGTCAAACTCTAGACAGttctcaaagaaattatgctactactgaaaaggaattcttagcagtggtgtttgcttgtgacaaatttagaccttatattattgattccaaagtaactattcacacagaccatgctgctattaaatatcttatggaaaataaagatgctaaacctagacttattcgatgggttctcttgttacaagaatttgatttacatatcattgatagaaaaggagttgagaatctagtagctgataatttatctaggcttgaaaatgtgcctaatgacccactacctattgatgatagttttcctgatgagtcGTTAgatgcaataaatgttgctcatagtactccttggtatgctgactatgctaattacattgttgctaaatatttaccacctagctttacatatcaacaaaagaaaaaattcttctatgatttaagacattacttttgggatgacccacgtctttataaagaaggagtagatggtattattagacgttgtgtacctgagcatgaacggggacaaatcctacggaaatgtcactccaaagcttatggagggcatcatccTGGACATAGAACttctcacaaggtattgcaatctagattttattggcctactctcttcaaggatgcccgtaagttaatcttatcttgtgatgaatgtcaaagaataggtaatatcggtaagcgtcaagaaatgcctatgaataaTTCACTTtctattgaaccatttgatgtttggggatttgattacatgggacattttccttcctccaatgggtgtacacatattttggttgctgttgattatgttactaaatgggtagaagatattccaaccagtagtgctgatcacaacacctctattaaaatgcttaaggaagttattgtcccaaggtttggagtccctggatatttaatgactgatggtggttcacatttattcatggtgctttccgtaaaatgcttccCAAGTATGATGTTacccatagaattgcatcaccttatcatcctcggTCTAGTGTTCAAGTttaacttagcaatagagaaataaaaataattttgcaaaagacttcAATAGGTCCaagaagaattggtctaagaaattagatgatgcactttgggcttatagaacagcatataaaaatcctatgggtatgtctccatataaaatggtttatggaaaagcttgtcatttgcctcttgagttagaacataaagcatattgggccatcaaagagctcaattatgatttcaaacttgctggtgaaaagaggttatttgatattagctccttagatgaatggagaacccaagcttatgaaaatgctaaattattcaaagaaaaagttaaaatatggcatgacagAAGAAtccaaaagtgtgagtttaaagtcggagaatatgttcttttctgcaactctcatttcagattctttgcaggaaaactcctctcaaaatgggaaggcccctatgttatcgaggaggtttatcgatctagagccatcaaaataaataatgccgaaggttgtcaatggacaacgaataaaacattatatcttagctacgcccattaatgttgaaagtaatattatccaaactttgacaccgaagaacacataaaagagtccttccggaacactctagaatcgtgaaaatatggaggtacgtgatacggtaagtagaCGGACTTtgaaaaatccacaaaaatatGTTTTGtgtgttttggaatatttagaaaattaggaaataaagaaacttccaggaagcgtaccctggtgggcacaagacacttgcctggcgcacccaggtgggctgtgcccacctgggacaccttccggactccattttTCATCCGTTTGCTTGtcccccaagataaaaaatctatatatacttcccgaacctgttaaccaccgtatcgcggagaaatcctctgttctcttttctcgttGTTTTCTGACAGATTCAACTAGACCAACATCATGCCTTCCTCACCTTTCAATAATGGAGAAGAAGACACAAGGGTGGTTTAGGAGGATCTAAGGAGAGATGAAGCTGGAGAGCTACtatggaggaagaggagggaTATCCTTTTGGGGTCCACTCTTCGGCCTCCGAGAGAGGCACACTAGCCAGCATCTCTACTCATCCCAATCCTCATCAAGCCATGGGATCCTTAAACAATCAAGCGAGCCTAGAAGTGCAAGAAGAACTCCCTCCGAGGAGGCCTTTACACATATTACATAGTAACAATTTTCGCAATTTGATTCACAATTATGGGTTCGAGAATACTCCTCGTAGGCACATACCGTCCAATTGGGACATATCTCGGCCAAGAGAGAACGGTGCAGGAACAAAACCGTGGGGCCCAGAGAATAAACACATAATGGCTAAGGTGAAGAAAAACAGTGAATTAATTCATCAAGCCCTTCGGGAGATTCAAGGTTTGAAGGATCTACTCATGGTTATATTGGAGAATACTACTTCATGACCATCGTCATCTTTCTCACCACCAAAAGAGAATTGAGTATCAGGTATGGGCACTCCCTTTGGCTttcgccaagcttgggggaggtgccctggtatTGTATCATCCCATTATCTTCTTTCCTTTAtttattttagttcgatcttttgctttagatgaagaaaagtttagtttgatcctttctttgagagtttgcttagtgatctatccttgtaatcgtgtgcaagttgTATAATAAAGTtcagtttgagtttttgctttctttacttccatgttgaaaataaaagaaaagaaataaggaagaaaaatagaaaagaaataaataaaagaaaggaaataaattaagaaaagatcatatactaaacttatggtaggtgatgacaccacataaggaaaaacGTAAGTAGAAAATtctattagagattgacaaacatagcattagtcaatgacgcaactcatgaaagaattaataagggaagagaagattcacatataaatataccatcctagaaatcttttgtgattgtgagccctcatcaaaatattatatgccaaaattgttgacattggacaaggaagacaacttaatggtttatgtttgtttatattcacatagaattcatattgtcatggatcctttaacatgtggtgcttgcccctatcttttctagccaaaaattctgcactaagtagcgatactacttgtgcatccaaaaacccttaaacccaaatcttattttcaagtgtccaccatacctacctaggaattgaacaagatccctcaagtaagttgtcatcagtgcaaaaaaggcaataaaaattgcttctaaaagtgtgagatcatttagtgtaagagaaaattcaGCATTGCATggacttgtgatggtgaagaataaaagcgacagactgcataataaaggtcgctatcccaaggggcaatgcaacatgacattcttttgcactaaggggttgagcatacaaacaaataagtcCATGtcaatctctgcttccctctacgaagggcctatcttttacttttctatatttacttttatgcaaagagtcaaagttttccttctattccaTTTTATTtatctcctttggcaagcatcatgcggtgaggaaagatctaggcacatatgtctagttgaatatagatagcatgagtcattattgttgacatcacccttgaggtgaatacgttgggaggcgaaa from Triticum urartu cultivar G1812 chromosome 3, Tu2.1, whole genome shotgun sequence encodes:
- the LOC125544201 gene encoding uncharacterized protein LOC125544201 isoform X5, with the protein product MIYCDDPCLLDGRRWLSLFLLAVVACVDAFVLLSFAFRLYNLARCCVNVLLVAPSLFYSSRNRTVIADINMSSLCILGSHYYLMVDVDSTTWKTHLGYSSCVWLLGESFHSTTYMRIQCRR
- the LOC125544201 gene encoding uncharacterized protein LOC125544201 isoform X4, with translation MHGSTTPTCERCGMVACDRAPEDKACTSMILVTAGGKPRPGVAVRATGRAVDGGGLGGGHRRMGMNAVAAPPGADRGGERAGEHTALLWPRCRPHGRHHRRVRRPAWTLVGSSRFLRLHSAMIYCDDPCLLDGRRWLSLFLLAVVACVDAFVLLSFAFRLYNLARCCVNVLLVAPSLFYSSRWQQYIKNISLIMCRVHS
- the LOC125544201 gene encoding uncharacterized protein LOC125544201 isoform X3, which produces MHGSTTPTCERCGMVACDRAPEDKACTSMILVTAGGKPRPGVAVRATGRAVDGGGLGGGHRRMGMNAVAAPPGADRGGERAGEHTALLWPRCRPHGRHHRRVRRPAWTLVGSSRFLRLHSAMIYCDDPCLLDGRRWLSLFLLAVVACVDAFVLLSFAFRLYNLARCCVNVLLVAPSLFYSSRRWQQYIKNISLIMCRVHS
- the LOC125544201 gene encoding uncharacterized protein LOC125544201 isoform X2; the encoded protein is MHGSTTPTCERCGMVACDRAPEDKACTSMILVTAGGKPRPGVAVRATGRAVDGGGLGGGHRRMGMNAVAAPPGADRGGERAGEHTALLWPRCRPHGRHHRRVRRPAWTLVGSSRFLRLHSAMIYCDDPCLLDGRRWLSLFLLAVVACVDAFVLLSFAFRLYNLARCCVNVLLVAPSLFYSSRNRTVIADINMSRIFKLCVAPGRKLPFNHLHENPVPQVTHSRKNYC
- the LOC125544201 gene encoding uncharacterized protein LOC125544201 isoform X1, coding for MHGSTTPTCERCGMVACDRAPEDKACTSMILVTAGGKPRPGVAVRATGRAVDGGGLGGGHRRMGMNAVAAPPGADRGGERAGEHTALLWPRCRPHGRHHRRVRRPAWTLVGSSRFLRLHSAMIYCDDPCLLDGRRWLSLFLLAVVACVDAFVLLSFAFRLYNLARCCVNVLLVAPSLFYSSRNRTVIADINMSSLCILGSHYYLMVDVDSTTWKTHLGYSSCVWLLGESFHSTTYMRIQCRR